AGCGCCGAACGGATCATGGAGGTCTTGAACACCGAAGCCAGTGTGGTGGATGGGCCCAACGCCGTGCACGTCACTCGGCTGGATGGCCGGCTCAGCGTCACAAATGCCACTTTCACCTACCCTGGCGCGCAGTCACCTGTCCTCTCCGGGGTCAGCTTCACGGCTTCTCCGGGAAGCACGACGGCGATCATTGGCTCTACCGGTAGCGGAAAGTCCACGCTGGTGAACCTCATGCCAAGACTCTTGGAGGCCACCGAGGGTGGCATTGAGCTGGGTGGGTACAACATCAAGGACGTCACGCTGAGCGCACTGCGTGGCTCCATTGGGCTGGTACCGCAAAAGGCTTACTTATTCACGGGTACGGTGGCGAGCAACATTCGCATGGGTAACCCGGAGGCTACGGACGATCAGCTGTGGCATGCATTGGAGACGGCGCAGGCCGCAGGCTTTGTGCGGGACATGCCGGAAGGCTTGGACGCCCCTATAGAGCAGGGAGGCTCCAACGTCTCCGGTGGACAGCGCCAACGGCTATGTATTGCTCGCGCCATTGCGGCCTCACCGTCCGTCTACCTTTTTGATGACAGCTTCTCAGCCCTGGACTACGCCACTGACGCGAAGCTGCGGGCCGCCCTGAAACCGGTAACCCGAGAGGCGGCAGTCCTGGTGGTGGCACAAAGGGTCGCCACCATCAAGGATGCGGACAACATTCTGGTCCTGGATGAGGGACTGCTGGTAGGTCAAGGAACCCATGAGCAGTTGTTGCTGAGCTGCCCCACGTACCAAGAGATCGTCAACTCCCAGCTAGGAGCTGACGACGACCCCGGCGCCCCGGCGTTGGACAGTGCGGGGTTGGACACCGATAGGGCAGACTTTGGCAGTAAAGGGGGTCACTCATGACTATGATGCGCGGAGGCCGCGGTGGGGGCCCACCTCAAAAGGCCATATCTTTTGGCCCGAGCCTGAAACGAATCTTGGGGCTTATGGCCCCGGACAAGCTACGCATCACCTTGGTGGTGATCATGGCAGCAATCTCTGTAGGGCTGTCCGTGGTTGCCCCAAAGATCCTCGGCAACGCCACCGACATCATCTTCGACGGAGTGGTGGGCAAGATGCTCGGCCAGTTCCCGGCCGGTACCACCAAGGCCCAAGCCGTTGCCGCGCTGCACGCTCAGGGGCAGGGGCAACTGGCGGATATGCTCAACGCCATGAACGTGGTGCCGGGCCAGGGCATGGACCTGGCCGCCCTCGGTCAGGTACTCGTGATTGTCCTGAGCCTGTATATAGCGGCCTTCTTCTTCAACTGGGGTCAGGGCTTCGTCACCACGGGGATTGTCCAGCGAGCCATGTACAGACTGCGCCGCGACATCGAGGCGAAGCTGGACCGCTTGCCAATGTCGCACTTCCAGGAGGAATCTCGCGGCGATGTTCTTTCCCGTGTCACCAATGACATCGACAACTTCTCCCAAACCCTGAACCAGACACTGACTCAGATCCTCATCGCCGTCCTGACGGTATGTGGCGTCCTAGCCATGATGTTCTCCATCTCGCCCCTACTGGCTGGCATCTCCCTCGTGACGGTGCCCATCATCGCCGTCATCACCATCATGATCGCTAAGCGCTCGCAGGTGCAGTTCGCGGCTCAATGGAAGAGCACCGGCGAGCTCAACGGTCATGTGGAGGAAATGTTCACGGGCCACGAGATCGTCAAGGCTTTCGGCCAGCAGAAGCAGGCCATCGAGAAGTTCCGGGTCTCCAACGATTCCTTGTATGAATCAAGCGCCAAGGCGCAGTTCATCTCCGGCATCATCATGCCCAGCACCAACTTCATCTCCAACCTCAACTACGTGGTGGTTGCGGTGCTTGGTGGCATCCAGGTCGCCCAGGGCGTCCTCACGATTGGTAGCGTGCAGGCGTTCATCCAGTACTCGCGCCAATTCAGTCAGCCCATGGCCCAGATTGCCAGCATGATCAACTTGCTCCAATCTGGTGTTGCCTCCGCCGAGCGCGTCTTTGACTTGCTCGATGCCACGGAACAGACGCCCGATCACGTCCCGGCCGCGAAGCTTGCAAAACCCAAGGGTCGCGTGGTGTTTGACCACGTCAACTTCGGCTACAAGCCGGGGGAGCCGCTCATCAAGGACCTCTCTCTCGTGGCCGAGCCAGGGGAGACCGTGGCCATTGTGGGGCCTACCGGTGCCGGCAAGACCACCTTGGTGAACCTGCTCATGCGCTTTTACGAGATTGACTCTGGCACCATCACGGTTGACGGGGTCAACACGGCCCACCTCAGCCGCGATGACCTGCGCAGCCAGTTCGGCATGGTGCTTCAGGACGCGTGGCTCTTTGGTGGCACCATCAGGGAGAACCTGGCGTACGGCAAGCTGGGTGCTACCGAGGAGGAGATCGTGGAAGCGGCCGTGGCAACGCATGTGGATCACTTTGTCCGTTCCCTCCCGGATGGTTATGACACGGTGCTAGCGGACGACGGCGGCGGGCTGAGTCAGGGGCAACGGCAGCTCATGACGATTGCTAGGGCCTGGATCGCCAATCCGGGCATTCTGATCTTGGACGAGGCCACCAGTAGCGTGGATACTCGCACCGAGGTCATGATCCGCCAAGCCATGAATAAGCTGCGCGCCAACCGGACCAGCTTTGTTATTGCTCACAGGCTCTCCACTATTCGCGATGCCGACCTCATACTGGTGATGGATAGTGGTCGCATTATTGAGCAGGGCAGCCATGACGTGCTGCTCGCTCACAGGGGTTTCTATTACGATCTGTATATGAGCCAATTTGGCGATCCAATGGTGGAAGAGGTGAGCCGGGCATGAACTCCATGGATGTATTGATGCGCAGGTGGCGATTGGACTTGGAATCGACGGTGCCACCGTTTGAACAGGTCAGGCTGCGGATTCTGGATCTAGCCTCTTCAGGTGAGCTGGCGGTGGGCACCAAACTGCCCTCGGTGCGTGCCCTGGCCGGAGATCTAGGGGTCGCGGCCAACACTGTTGCCCGGGCATACCGGGAATTGGAGCAGGCAGGCATTGTGATCACAGCGGGGCGCAGCGGCACGGCCATTGCCTCCGGGGGTGACAAGATTGCCGCCCAAGTGGCCGACGCCGCGGACTCTTATGCCGCCGTCGTGCGTGATTTGGGGATGCCACGCACTCAGGCTCTGCGCATTGTCTCCGCCGCTCTGGAACGCAACAATGGCTAATTCCAGAGCCGTGGGCGCCGGTTGAGGAACCGGCATTCGAACGAACATTCGATTATACTCATGTAGGAACACACCATGTGGCGGACGCTCGCCACGTGCAGCGGCTCAGCCGTGGACTGCTACGCGAAGGAAATAATGGCCCAGTCAGCAACACCTGTGAATGCCGCCCGCCCGGATTTGTCACGCCTGATTGTCAAGGGTGCCCGGGAGAATAATCTGCGCAACGTCGACCTTGACCTGCCCCGCGACTCCATGATCGTCTTCACAGGGTTGTCCGGTTCAGGCAAGTCCTCTCTCGCCTTCGACACCATCTTTGCCGAGGGTCAGCGCCGCTATGTGGAGTCCCTCTCCGCCTATGCGCGGCAGTTCCTGGGCCAGGTGGACAAGCCGGATGTTGACTTCATTGAAGGTCTGTCCCCGGCAGTATCCATCGATCAAAAGTCGACGTCGAAGAACCCGCGTTCCACGGTGGGCACCATCACCGAGATTTACGATTACATGCGCCTGCTCTGGGCCCGTGTAGGTACGCCGCACTGCCCTGTTTGTGGCGAGCCCATCGCCAAGCAGACGCCGCAGCAGATTGTGGATCAGCTGCTGGAAATGCCCGAAGGTACCCGCTTCCAGATATTGGCCCCCGTAGTTCGTGACCGCAAGGGTGAGTTCGTTGAACTGTTCAAGGAGCTCACAGCCAAGGGTTACTCGCGTGCCAAGGTAGATGGCGAGCAAGTTCAGCTCAGCGATCCGCCCAAACTGAAGAAGACGTTCAAGCACACCATCGAGGTAGTGGTTGACCGTTTGGTGGTCAAGGATGGCATTCAACAGCGCCTCACCGACTCTGTGGAAACCGCCCTGGGCCTGGCCGATGGCCGTGTGCTGGCGGAACTGGTGGACCTTGATGCCGGCGACGACGGACGGATCCGCTCCTTCTCGGAGAACCTTGCCTGCCCCAACGAGCACCCGCTCGCCATTGACGAGATTGAGCCACGCTCCTTCTCCTTCAACAACCCCTTCGGGGCCTGCAGCGCCTGTAGCGGTATTGGTACCAAACTGGAAGTGGATGAGGAGCTGGTAGTTCCCAACCCGTTCCTGTCCTTGCGCGAAGGCGCCATTGCTCCGTGGTCGCTGGGAACAGCCACCACCGAGTACTGGAACCGGCTCCTTGAAGGTCTGGCCACTGAGCTGGACTTCAAGATGGAGACCCCGTGGAATAAGTTGGACACCGATTCCCGCACCGCCATCCTGTACGGCAAGGACCACAAGGTAGTGGTTCAGTACAAGAACCGCTTTGGCCGTGAACGTAAATACAGCACCGGCTTTGAAGGTGCCATCCAGTACATTCACCGCAAGCACGGCGAGACCGAATCCGATTCCGCCCGTGACCGCTACGAAGAGTACATGCGCCAGATTCCGTGCCCCGCCTGTGGCGGTGCGCGGCTGAACCCGGCCTCCCTCTCGGTGCTGATCAACGACAAGAACATTGCCGAGGTCTGCGCCCTGTCCATGCGCGACTGCTTTGACTTCCTCTCCAACCTTGTCCTCACGGGCCGCGAAGCACAGATTGCCAGCCAGGTGCTGAAGGAAATCCAGGCCCGCCTGAAGTTCCTGCTCGATGTCGGTTTGGAATACCTGAACCTGGAACGCGCCTCTGCCACGCTCTCCGGCGGCGAAGCCCAGCGCATCCGTCTGGCCACCCAGATTGGCTCCGGTCTGGTGGGCGTGTTGTACGTGCTCGATGAGCCGTCCATTGGTTTGCACCAGCGCGATAATCGCCGCCTCATTGGCACCCTGACACGTCTGCGGGACTTGGGCAACACGCTCATTGTGGTGGAGCATGACGAGGACACCATCAAGGAAGCCGACTGGATCGTTGACATTGGCCCCGGCGCCGGTGAGCACGGCGGCGAAGTGGTGCACTCAGGTTCCCTGCCGGATCTGTTGGCGAACACCCGGTCCTTGACCGGTGATTACCTCTCCGGGCGCAAGTCCATCGCACTGCCCGCCAAGCGGCGCAAGTATGACAAAGCACGGGAGCTCGCCGTGATCGGGGCGCGTGAAAACAATCTCCTCAACATTGACGTGAAGTTCCCTTTGGGGGTCCTGACAGCTGTTACAGGTGTCAGTGGCTCCGGTAAGTCAACGCTGGTGAACGAGATCCTGTACAAGGTGCTGGCCAATAAGCTCAATGGCGCCAAGCAGGTTGCCGGGCGCCACCTGCGCATCGACGGCCTGGAACACCTGGACAAGGTGGTGCACGTTGACCAGAGCCCCATTGGCCGCACCCCGCGCTCCAACCCGGCCACCTATACGGGCGTTTTTGACAACATTCGCAAGCTCTTCGCCGAGACCAACGAATCCAAGATGCGCGGCTACCAGCCGGGCCGCTTCTCCTTCAACGTCAAGGGTGGGCGCTGCGAAGCCTGCACCGGTGACGGCACGCTGAAGATCGAAATGAACTTCCTGCCGGACGTTTACGTGCCCTGCGAGGTCTGCCACGGTGCCCGCTACAACCGCGAAACCCTCGAGGTGCACTACAAGGGCAAGTCCATTGCCGACGTCCTGAACATGCCCATCGAGGAGGGCGCCGATTTCTTCGCCGCCTTCACCCCCATTGCCCGGCACCTGCGCACGCTGGTCGACGTCGGACTCGGTTACGTTCGCCTGGGCCAGGCCTCCACCACGCTCTCCGGCGGCGAGGCGCAGCGTGTCAAGCTCGCTGCAGAACTGCAGAAGCGCTCCAACGGTCGCAGCATCTACGTGCTCGATGAACCCACCACCGGCCTGCATTTCGAAGACATTCGCAAACTGCTGTTGGTCCTGCAGGGGCTCGTTGACAAGGGCAACACCGTCATCGTCATCGAGCACAACCTCGATGTCATCAAGAGCGCTGACTGGATCGTGGATCTGGGGCCCGACGGCGGTACCGGCGGTGGCCGCGTGGTCGCCACCGGTACCCCGGAGAAGCTCGCCAAGAACAAGGAGAGCCACACGGCAACCTTCCTGCGCGAGGTTCTCTAGGCCCCACCGACCGGCCCGGGAAATCGCTGACGCGATTTCCCGGGAACATGGTCGGCGTGGGCCCACCCACGCCCTCGGAATGAGCGCCTCGCTTCGGGGCCCTCGGGCGCGTGGGCCCACCCACACTGTTCCGGCCCGGGAAATCGCTGACGCGATTTCCCGGGAACCTGGCCGGCGTGGGCCCACCCACCGAGCCGGTAGCCCATCTCATGTATGCCTCCTGCTGCATGGATGGGCACGGTGACGGTCCGGTCGTGAGAAACTGGTGGACGTGAGTACAGTGATTCCTGCCATGACTGCGGGCAAAAAACGTGACAACCTGCCCTGGATGGTTCTTTTCGACCTCGACGGGACGCTCGTTGACCCCGCCGGTGGCATCACCGGCGGGGTGGCATTTGCCCTGCGTTCCTTGGGCCTGCCTGTGCCGGAGACCGACGTGCTCAATATGATGATCGGCCCCAAGTTGGCCGACGCACTGGTCAACATTGCCGGGGTCCCCGAGGCCCAGGTCGATGGCGTGATCGCCGCCTACCGGGCCTGGTATGCAGAGCACGGCATGGCCATGTCGCAGGTTTACCCGGGCGTCCGTGAGCTGCTGACGCAGTTGAAGGACAGCGGCGTTTACCTCGCCGTTGCCACGCAAAAGCCCGAGCCGCTGGCCAAAAAGCTGCTGGCACATCACGGTATCCACACCCTGTTCCACACCATTCGCGGTTCTCACGCTGATGAAACACTGAAGCCCGGGGATCCGCAGTACCGCCCTGGCAAGACTGAGATTGTTGCTGCCGCACTGGCCGACACCTCAGCTATGGCCGCACTCGTTGTCGCACCCGGCACGGAGCTCACCGCTGTCATGGTGGGGGACCGGCACCAGGATGTGAAGGGGGCCCGGAACAACGGACTTGAGTGCATCGGGGTTGCCTGGGGATTTGCCGCAGAAGGTGAGTTGACAGCGGCAGGAGCTGCCGCCGTCGTCCATTCCACACAGGAATTGGCTACGGAATTGGCTGGCACGGGAACCCGAACAGTTCTAGCAGGGGGCCCGACCATGGCGCTGTATGACGCAACCCGGCTGCTGACCCGCGGCACCATAGCGGCCGTCTGCCGGCCTACCGTGGAGGGCCTCGAGAACGTGCCCACCGACGGGCCATTTATTGTGGCGCCCAATCACCTCTCCTTCTTCGATTCAGTAATTGTTCAGGCGCTTACCCCGCGGCCCGTGTCCTTCTTTGCGAAGGCTGAATATTTCACGGGGAAGGGTGTCAAGGGCAAACTCATGAAATCCTTCTTCGAGTCCGTGAATTCCATTCCGGTGGAACGTGGCGAACAGGCGGCCAGCGTGCAGGCACTCAAGACGCTGCTTGATATTTTGGGTCGGAATGAAGGCGTGGGGATCTACCCTGAGGGAACTCGCTCCCGTGATGGCATTTTGTACCGTGGCCGAACAGGCGTGGGTTGGCTGGCACTGACCACCGGCGCTCCCGTGGTTCCCGTGGGGATCATTGGCACCGAAAAGCTACAGCCTGCCGGAAGCAAAGGCTTCCGGCCTGCCCGGTTCACGCTGCGCTTTGGCAAGCCGTTGTACTTCGATAAAACCGGGCCGGACCATTCGCTGCCGGCTCGTCGTCTGGTCACTGACACCATCATGGACGCGATCGCCGAGCTCACCGGCCAGGAACGAAGCACCAAATACAACCAGAGCCCTGTCGTCGAATAGTCCCCAACCGCTCCCACCGCTCGCAAGCTCGCCGCGGGTCCCTCGCGGTTGTGGGCCCAACGTGCCAGCCTGGCAAGCGTGGGCCCACCCAAGTACTAGCCGCCGTTCGCAAGCTCGCCGCGGATCCCTCGCGGTTGTGGGCCCAGCGTGCCAACCTGGCAAGCGGGGCCCCACCACGCCCTCCCGCGGGTGCCTCGGGCGCGTGGGCTTCGGCATCCTATGGGCCCAGACTAGGATAGACGTGTGGCAAATCCAGTTGACTATCGGCCCAAGCCGGGCGAAATTCCTACAGATCCGGGCGTGTACCGGTTCCGCGACGAGCATGGGCGCATCATTTATGTGGGTAAGGCTAAAAACCTCCGCTCACGCCTGAATTCCTACTTCGCCAATCCGGCCACCCTGCTGCCCAAAACCCACGCTATGGTTCATCATGCCGCTAGCGTGCAATGGACCATTGTGGGCAGTGAACTCGAAGCTCTGCAACTGGAATATACGTGGATCAAGGAATTTACGCCACGCTATAACTTGGCGTTCCGGGATGATAAAACGTACCCGTACCTGGCAGTCTCCATGAGTGAGAAGTTCCCGCGGGTGCAGGTCATGCGCGGTGAGCGGCGCAAGGGCACCCGCTATTTTGGTCCGTATACAGCCGGGGCCATTCGCGAAACCATGGACACGCTGCTGCGCGTGTTCCCCGTGCGCAGCTGCAGTGTGGGTGTGCTGCGCCGCGCTGAGCGCAGCGGGCGTCCATGCCTGCTCGGCTACATCGACAAGTGTGCCGCCCCGTGTGTGGGCCGCATCAGCGTTGAAGATCACCAGGCCCTCGCCCAGGATTTCTGCGACTTCATGGGCGGGGAGGCCAAGCGCTTCATCGGCACACTGGAAAAGAAAATGGCTGCCGCCGTGTCGGAGCTCGATTACGAACAGGCTGCCCGACTCCGCGATGACATCATTGCGCTGAAAAAGGTCTTTGAGCGTAATGCCGTGGTGCTGACAGAAGACACCAACGCGGACATCTTCGCCGTTGAACAGGATGACCTCGAAGCTGCGGTGCAGGTCTTCTACGTCCGTGGCGGGCGTATCCGAGGACAGCGTGGCTGGATTGTGGAGAAGGTGGAGGACGCCACCGACGCCGATCTCTGGGAACACTTCATGCAACAGGTTTACGGCAGTGAAGATTCCGAACAGGACTCTATCCCGCGCAACATTCTGGTACCTGAGCTGCCCGCCAACCATGAAGAATTGTCTGTTTGGCTGGGCACGCTGCGCAACGGGCCGGTCTCCATCAAGGTGCCGCAACGCGGTGAAAAGGCCGCCCTGATGGACACCGTCCAGGCCAACGCTCGCCAGGCGATGATCTTGCACAAGTCACGGCGTGCGGGGGATCTGACCACCCGTTCGCTGGCCCTGCAGGAGCTGCAGGAAGCGTTGGAGCTGCCGATGCCGCTGCTGCGCATCGAGTGTTACGACATTTCCCACGTCCAAGGCACCAATGTGGTGGCTTCCATGGTGGTGGTCGAAGACGGGCTGACCAAGAAGAGTGAGTACCGCAAATTCGCCATCACGGGCGATGCCGCGATCGATGACACCGCTTCCATGTATGACGTGATCACCCGACGCTTCCGCAATTACCTGGCCGAGCAGGAACGGTGTGCCCAAAATGTTGGCATCAGCGGTGAGGTGCTGGCCCGCCCCGCGTTGCTCGGAACGCACGACGGCGGCACCTCCTCGGGTGTCCCCGCCGGTTTGAGTGGGGGGCTGGACAGTGACGGTGCGAACGGTGATGGAGCCGAGACGCCCAAGTCCAAGTTCGCCTACCCGCCCAACCTGGTCGTGGTGGATGGTGGCATCCCTCAGGTCAACGCGGCCTCGCGCGCACTGGCGGATCTGGGTATTACTGATGTGGCCGTCGTCGGATTGGCAAAAAGGCTAGAAGAAGTCTGGATCCCGGACAGCGATTTCCCGGTGATCCTCCCGCGTTCCTCGGAAGGGCTGTACCTGCTGCAGCGCATCCGCGACGAGGCCCACAGATTCGCCATCACATTCCATCGGGCCAAGCGTGGCAAGGCCATGGTCGCATCGGTATTGGACACGGTTCCGGGTATGGGTGCTGCCAAGCAGAAATCACTGCTGGCACATTTTGGTTCGCTGAAGAAGGTCCGGGCCGCCTCGCTGGAGGAGCTCGGGGAAGCCAAGGGCGTTGGTCCTGTCCTAGCCCAAGCTATCTACGACACGTTGAATGCGCAGGACCAAAACCAGCCGCAGGCGCCAGCGGTCAACATGACCACGGGCGAAATTCTGGACTAGAGCCTTGCTGGGGCGGTTTTCCTCTAGCCTCACTCAGGGCCGGCCCCGGGCGATAGCTTGCTGGCGGGCGATGGCGCGATGCCTCAAACCACTGCTGGAACCGCCAGTGGGGAAACCTCGGGAAACGTTTCGGCCAACCGAGCGACCGCGCCGGGAAGGATTCTGGTTTGGAGCACTAAGACGCTAAGCGCTCCGGCAGCCGGTCCGCTAGCGCCTGGTAGACAGGCGTTGCGGCTGGCTGGTTGATGGCTGCCCAAACATCATCGAGCGAAAGCCCAAGTACGGCGGCAATTGCCGCAATGGTTGAGAAGGCGGGAGTGGCTACCCTGCCAGTTTCGATCTTCCGGAGCGTCTCGGGTGAGATGCCTGCGGCTACGGCCACATCAAACATCGAGCGATCCGTTCTGGCTCGGCGCAGCAGTGCCCCCAAGTTTTGCCCTCGTTCGATCTCGGCGGGAGTGAGTGGGAGTCTGACCATAGAAGCAATGATAGTACCGGAATAGTCTTACCGGTATTGTTATTGGATTACTGAGGGGATAAAAGCATGATTGAAATATTCGGTCCAGCTGACCTGCCGCGAGCCAGGGAGAGCGGAAAATTCATCGGCTCGGTTCTGAAAAGTTTGCAGGGACGGGCCAAAGTTGGCACCAATCTCTTGGAAATCGATCAGTGGGCAGCTGAGATGATTGCTGATGCAGGTGCCAGTTCTTGCTATGTCGATTATGACCCGTCATTTGGTGACGGCCCCTTTGGGCACTACATTTGCACCTCTGTCAACGATGCCGTGCTGCACGGTAAACCTCACGATTATGCCCTCAAAGACGGGGACCTACTCACCCTTGACCTCGCTGCGATCCTCGGTGGAATCGCGGCCGATGCCGCCATTAGCTTCATCGTTGGAGCGCCAGCCTCGCCTGCCGATTCTCTGATGATCGAGACCACGCAACGGGCCCTTGCAGCCGGGATCGCGGCAGCCAACCCTGGAGCGCGGATTGGCGATATCTCTCATGCCATTGGCTCGGTATTGTCCGCTGGCGGCTACCCCATCAACACCGACTTCGGTGGGCATGGCATCGGCACAACCATGCATCAAGAACCCCACATCTCCAACGATGGCCAGCCCGGACGCGGCTACAAGCTTCGCCCTGGCCTACTGCTGGCCATCGAACCATGGATCATGGCAGATACCGCAGAGTTGATCACCGATTCAGACGGCTGGACACTCCGCAGTGCAACGGGAGCCCGCTCCGCCCACAGCGAGCACACCATCGCCATTACCGAAGACGGGCCGCTCATCCTCACGAACTGATAACCCTCGCCCAGTACCGCTTCCTGGTCTCCCAAATTTCGCTTCGCTGAAATTCGGGGCCCTCGCCCAGTACGCTTAGATCAGTAGCTGGTGCGTGCTGCATGTGCACGCCAACAACCGACAGGGAAGAGCAATGACTCAACAGCAAGAACCCACTGCCGCCGTCGAAGGCGAGCTGACCCCGGTCAAGCCCGTAGAAGCGGAGCTTCTCGTGGTCACCGGCATGTCCGGAGCCGGTCGCAGCACCGCAGCCAACGCCTTGGAAGACCATGGCTGGTTCGTCATTGAAAACCTGCCTCCCCAGATGCTCGCCGCACTGGCCGAACTCGTGGCCCGCATGCCCGCCGCACTTCCCAAGCTTGCCGTGGTGGTCGATGTTCGCGGCAAGGCACTCTTCGCTGACATTCGGGAGTCCTTGAACGCGCTCTCCGCCGCGGGAGTCTCCTACCGGGTTCTCTTCCTGGACGCCAGCGATGACACCCTGGTGCGCCGCTTTGAGCAGGGCCGGCGCCCGCACCCATTGCAGAAGGATGGCCGCATCACCGACGGCATTGCGGCCGAACGTCTCTTGCTGGCCGAGATGAAGGACCAGGCAGAGATGATTCTGGACACCTCCGTCATGAACGTGCACCAGCTGGGCACTGCCGTGACAGAGCTGTTCTCCGAATCAGGCCCCGTTGTTTTGAGCCTGACCATCATGAGCTTCGGCTTCAAGTACGGCCTTCCCGTGGACGCCAACTATGTTGCCGACGTCCGTTTCATCCCCAACCCGCACTGGATCCCGCAGCTGCGTCCATTCACCGGCGAAGACGAGGTCGTGAGCAACTTTGTCCTCAACGACAATGGTGCCAACGATTTCGTGGACCGGTATGTGCACATGCTCGAGCCCGTTTTTGACGGTTACCGCCGCGAAAACAAGCACTACGCCACCATCGCCGTGGGTTGCACCGGCGGCAAGCACCGCTCGGTTGCCGTCGCGATCGAACTGGCCAAGCGCCTGAGCCAGCTGCCGCGCGTCACCACCAGCATCCGCCACCGTGATCTGGGCCGGGAGTAGCAGTGTACACGGGCATTTTGCCGATCATTCCGTCGGCGAACAAGCTCCCAGCAGCGGATTCCGGCGTCAAAGTTGCTGCTTTGGGAGGCGGCCACGGCTTAGCGGCGTCGCTCTCGGCATTGCGCCTGGTCACCGGCAATGTCACCGCCGTTGTGACAGTAGCTGACGACGGCGGATCCTCCGGACGCTTACGCGAGGAGTTGGGTGTTCTCCCGCCAGGTGATCTACGCATGGCCCTGTCTGCGCTGTGTGACGATACGGACTGGGGGAGGACCTGGCGCGATGTCATGCAACATCGCTTCACCTCCAAGGAAGGTGTTGCCGGCTCGCTAGATAATCACGCGCTGGGAAACCTGCTCATTGTCACGTTGTGGGAACTGCTGGGGGATCCAGTGGCAGGTTTGCGCTGGGCCGGTGCCTTGCTGGGCGCTCGGGGCGAAGTGCTGCCCATGGCCAGCGTGCCTCTCACCATTGAGGGTTTGGTGCGGGTTAACGGCACACCAGGCACCCTCATCCGTGGACAGTCAAAGCTCGCCAAGGCTGGCGAGGTGGAAAATGTGCGCCTGCTACCTAAGGATGCCCCGGCCTGCCGAGAAGCCGTGACGGCCATTCATGAGGCCGACTGGGTAGTTTTGGGGCCAGGCTCTTGGTACACCTCCGTGCTGCCGCACCTGCTCCTGCCCGAAATGCGTCAAGCGCTGTGCACCACCAAGGCCAAGCGCCTGATCACCATGAACCTGGACGTCAATGACCTGGAAGCAGCGGGAATGAATGCAGCCGACCATCTGCATGTCATCTCCCGGTATGCACCGGAATTTACGGTGGACGTAGTGCTGGCCGATCCGAGTACTAT
The Arthrobacter alpinus genome window above contains:
- a CDS encoding ABC transporter ATP-binding protein; translation: MTMMRGGRGGGPPQKAISFGPSLKRILGLMAPDKLRITLVVIMAAISVGLSVVAPKILGNATDIIFDGVVGKMLGQFPAGTTKAQAVAALHAQGQGQLADMLNAMNVVPGQGMDLAALGQVLVIVLSLYIAAFFFNWGQGFVTTGIVQRAMYRLRRDIEAKLDRLPMSHFQEESRGDVLSRVTNDIDNFSQTLNQTLTQILIAVLTVCGVLAMMFSISPLLAGISLVTVPIIAVITIMIAKRSQVQFAAQWKSTGELNGHVEEMFTGHEIVKAFGQQKQAIEKFRVSNDSLYESSAKAQFISGIIMPSTNFISNLNYVVVAVLGGIQVAQGVLTIGSVQAFIQYSRQFSQPMAQIASMINLLQSGVASAERVFDLLDATEQTPDHVPAAKLAKPKGRVVFDHVNFGYKPGEPLIKDLSLVAEPGETVAIVGPTGAGKTTLVNLLMRFYEIDSGTITVDGVNTAHLSRDDLRSQFGMVLQDAWLFGGTIRENLAYGKLGATEEEIVEAAVATHVDHFVRSLPDGYDTVLADDGGGLSQGQRQLMTIARAWIANPGILILDEATSSVDTRTEVMIRQAMNKLRANRTSFVIAHRLSTIRDADLILVMDSGRIIEQGSHDVLLAHRGFYYDLYMSQFGDPMVEEVSRA
- a CDS encoding GntR family transcriptional regulator gives rise to the protein MNSMDVLMRRWRLDLESTVPPFEQVRLRILDLASSGELAVGTKLPSVRALAGDLGVAANTVARAYRELEQAGIVITAGRSGTAIASGGDKIAAQVADAADSYAAVVRDLGMPRTQALRIVSAALERNNG
- the uvrA gene encoding excinuclease ABC subunit UvrA — translated: MAQSATPVNAARPDLSRLIVKGARENNLRNVDLDLPRDSMIVFTGLSGSGKSSLAFDTIFAEGQRRYVESLSAYARQFLGQVDKPDVDFIEGLSPAVSIDQKSTSKNPRSTVGTITEIYDYMRLLWARVGTPHCPVCGEPIAKQTPQQIVDQLLEMPEGTRFQILAPVVRDRKGEFVELFKELTAKGYSRAKVDGEQVQLSDPPKLKKTFKHTIEVVVDRLVVKDGIQQRLTDSVETALGLADGRVLAELVDLDAGDDGRIRSFSENLACPNEHPLAIDEIEPRSFSFNNPFGACSACSGIGTKLEVDEELVVPNPFLSLREGAIAPWSLGTATTEYWNRLLEGLATELDFKMETPWNKLDTDSRTAILYGKDHKVVVQYKNRFGRERKYSTGFEGAIQYIHRKHGETESDSARDRYEEYMRQIPCPACGGARLNPASLSVLINDKNIAEVCALSMRDCFDFLSNLVLTGREAQIASQVLKEIQARLKFLLDVGLEYLNLERASATLSGGEAQRIRLATQIGSGLVGVLYVLDEPSIGLHQRDNRRLIGTLTRLRDLGNTLIVVEHDEDTIKEADWIVDIGPGAGEHGGEVVHSGSLPDLLANTRSLTGDYLSGRKSIALPAKRRKYDKARELAVIGARENNLLNIDVKFPLGVLTAVTGVSGSGKSTLVNEILYKVLANKLNGAKQVAGRHLRIDGLEHLDKVVHVDQSPIGRTPRSNPATYTGVFDNIRKLFAETNESKMRGYQPGRFSFNVKGGRCEACTGDGTLKIEMNFLPDVYVPCEVCHGARYNRETLEVHYKGKSIADVLNMPIEEGADFFAAFTPIARHLRTLVDVGLGYVRLGQASTTLSGGEAQRVKLAAELQKRSNGRSIYVLDEPTTGLHFEDIRKLLLVLQGLVDKGNTVIVIEHNLDVIKSADWIVDLGPDGGTGGGRVVATGTPEKLAKNKESHTATFLREVL
- a CDS encoding lysophospholipid acyltransferase family protein; translated protein: MALYDATRLLTRGTIAAVCRPTVEGLENVPTDGPFIVAPNHLSFFDSVIVQALTPRPVSFFAKAEYFTGKGVKGKLMKSFFESVNSIPVERGEQAASVQALKTLLDILGRNEGVGIYPEGTRSRDGILYRGRTGVGWLALTTGAPVVPVGIIGTEKLQPAGSKGFRPARFTLRFGKPLYFDKTGPDHSLPARRLVTDTIMDAIAELTGQERSTKYNQSPVVE